A single genomic interval of Solimonas sp. K1W22B-7 harbors:
- a CDS encoding SRPBCC family protein yields the protein MPSFSAIVETRIAAPRAAVFEAIVPIDLPSIFTGYGPLPAVTGTREQSGAWDGAGQTRVVMLSDGSEAGERMDRYRHPEYFAYTVSGFTGVLRWLVHSANGEWWFEPEGEGTRVRWRYAFNARSWVVALPVWFITRMLWRGYMGKALRLSREGIEA from the coding sequence ATGCCTTCGTTTTCCGCCATCGTCGAAACCCGCATCGCCGCGCCGCGCGCCGCGGTGTTCGAGGCCATCGTGCCGATCGATCTGCCCAGCATCTTCACCGGCTACGGTCCTTTGCCGGCGGTGACCGGCACGCGTGAGCAGAGCGGCGCCTGGGACGGCGCCGGCCAGACCCGGGTGGTGATGCTGTCGGACGGCAGCGAGGCCGGGGAGCGGATGGACCGGTACCGGCATCCCGAGTACTTCGCCTACACCGTCAGTGGGTTCACGGGCGTCTTGCGCTGGCTGGTGCACAGCGCCAATGGCGAGTGGTGGTTCGAGCCGGAGGGCGAGGGCACCCGCGTGCGCTGGCGCTATGCCTTCAATGCGCGATCCTGGGTGGTGGCGCTGCCGGTGTGGTTCATCACGCGGATGCTGTGGCGTGGGTACATGGGGAAGGCGCTGCGGCTGAGCCGTGAGGGGATCGAGGCTTAG
- a CDS encoding GNAT family N-acetyltransferase, which yields MNFTFRPLAAPDLPLLCQWLGREHVARWWGGALTLAEVEADFLPMIEPASTTRGYIAVLDGEPVGFIQSYAVMGSGDGWWEGETDPGARGIDQFLCDVARLGQGLGSAMIRSFVSGLFRDPSVSKVQTDPAPDNLRAIRAYRRAGFVDDAVVQTPDGPALLMHCARPP from the coding sequence GTGAACTTCACTTTCCGTCCGCTGGCCGCCCCGGACCTGCCGCTGCTCTGCCAGTGGCTGGGCCGCGAGCATGTCGCGCGCTGGTGGGGCGGGGCCCTGACGCTGGCCGAGGTGGAAGCGGATTTCCTGCCGATGATCGAACCCGCCTCGACCACGCGCGGCTACATCGCCGTGCTCGATGGCGAGCCGGTCGGCTTCATCCAGTCCTATGCGGTGATGGGCTCGGGCGATGGCTGGTGGGAGGGGGAGACCGATCCCGGTGCGCGCGGCATCGACCAGTTCCTCTGCGATGTGGCGCGGCTGGGGCAGGGCCTGGGCAGCGCGATGATCCGCAGCTTCGTCTCCGGCCTGTTCCGCGACCCGTCGGTGAGCAAGGTGCAGACCGATCCTGCACCCGACAACCTGCGCGCGATCCGTGCCTACCGGCGCGCCGGCTTTGTCGACGACGCGGTCGTGCAGACACCGGACGGGCCGGCGTTGCTGATGCATTGCGCGCGTCCGCCTTGA
- a CDS encoding DUF2306 domain-containing protein: MTAILSTAGIIHLATVVPALGIGAAMLLQPKGTAWHKRWGRAWVLLMVVADLSSFWLRRDGYSWIHVLAIVNLASIAAGVAFIRARRRVAHAAFVIGAYSGAVAAGIGALAPGRFLHQALFGG; the protein is encoded by the coding sequence ATGACCGCGATACTCAGCACAGCAGGAATCATTCATCTGGCAACGGTGGTGCCGGCCCTTGGCATCGGCGCCGCGATGCTCCTGCAGCCCAAGGGCACGGCCTGGCACAAGCGCTGGGGGCGCGCCTGGGTACTGCTGATGGTTGTCGCTGACCTGTCCTCGTTCTGGCTGCGGCGAGACGGTTATAGCTGGATCCATGTCCTGGCGATCGTGAATCTCGCCAGCATCGCCGCCGGCGTGGCCTTCATCCGGGCGCGCAGGCGTGTCGCCCATGCGGCTTTCGTCATCGGCGCCTACAGCGGCGCTGTCGCGGCCGGCATCGGCGCGCTGGCGCCGGGGCGCTTCCTGCACCAGGCCCTTTTCGGGGGCTGA
- a CDS encoding GFA family protein, translated as MLKVIGGVQILPKHKATCHCGAVELELDLPDGIVNPRRCDCSICRRKGAVVASVLLSGIRIVKGSEHLKLYQFNTHTAKHYFCSNCRIYTHHQRRSNPEQYGYNVGCLDGVNPFLIPEVPTNDGINHPADRKAAQQAAQAGSPAFGGPAA; from the coding sequence ATGCTCAAGGTGATCGGCGGAGTTCAGATACTTCCAAAGCACAAGGCAACTTGCCATTGCGGAGCGGTGGAACTTGAACTCGACTTGCCGGACGGCATTGTGAATCCACGGCGATGTGATTGCTCGATCTGTCGTCGGAAGGGTGCCGTGGTTGCATCTGTACTCTTGAGCGGCATCCGCATTGTGAAAGGTTCTGAGCACCTGAAGTTGTACCAATTCAACACCCATACGGCGAAGCACTACTTCTGCTCGAACTGCAGGATTTATACCCACCATCAGCGGCGATCGAATCCTGAGCAATACGGGTACAACGTCGGCTGTCTGGATGGGGTGAATCCATTCCTTATTCCGGAAGTGCCAACGAACGATGGGATCAACCACCCTGCGGATCGGAAAGCGGCCCAGCAAGCCGCTCAAGCGGGCAGTCCCGCCTTCGGCGGGCCTGCAGCTTAG
- a CDS encoding LysE family translocator, whose amino-acid sequence MLGTHDLALFVVSGLLLNITPGADSLYIATRSMAQGVRAGVAAAIGISLGCYVHIFAAALGLSAVLATSAAAFTVVKLAGAAYLMYVGLSLLRTRPALARPLSTVAVAPLRTILAQGFLTNVLNPKVALFFLAFVPQFIEPSASNKPLAFVFLGVIFNLNGTLWCLFLAWATARAGSIGLGRHATAWLSRSVGAVFVFLGVRLALTKQG is encoded by the coding sequence ATGCTCGGCACTCACGATCTGGCGCTCTTCGTTGTCTCCGGCCTGCTGCTCAACATTACGCCGGGCGCTGACTCTCTCTACATTGCTACCCGTAGCATGGCTCAGGGCGTCCGCGCCGGTGTTGCAGCCGCCATCGGCATCAGTCTCGGCTGCTACGTTCATATCTTTGCCGCCGCTTTAGGACTGTCAGCAGTTCTCGCCACTTCCGCGGCCGCATTTACCGTCGTCAAGCTTGCTGGTGCCGCCTATCTCATGTACGTCGGGCTGTCGCTGCTCAGGACTCGTCCGGCGCTGGCGCGGCCCTTGAGTACTGTTGCCGTCGCGCCCTTGCGAACCATCCTTGCCCAAGGGTTCCTTACCAACGTCCTCAACCCAAAGGTTGCCCTGTTCTTCCTGGCTTTCGTGCCGCAGTTCATCGAGCCGTCTGCTTCCAACAAGCCGCTCGCCTTTGTCTTCTTGGGTGTCATTTTCAATCTCAATGGCACGCTCTGGTGTCTCTTTCTAGCCTGGGCTACGGCGCGTGCCGGCTCAATTGGCCTCGGGCGTCATGCCACCGCCTGGCTCAGCCGCAGTGTTGGTGCCGTTTTTGTCTTTCTTGGGGTTCGCCTTGCGCTCACCAAACAGGGCTGA
- a CDS encoding AraC family transcriptional regulator, with translation MIDPRTVSASYVRSLLETIEQQGVTRAEALRGLPLDETQLAQANGRVALGVMGLLWQRGLQLTGDAGLGLKLGTQARPATFNVLGHALMNCATLGQALELMLRYQRLVSEAGTLSARRSADAVALEYRAHPGLALLPQQVEGIVAGILGQSRWLAGRPVLPRAMAFAHAPQADPAAYRAALGVLPDFGAPLTLLELAAADLEAPLPQSDAAMCALHCRLADGLLEALPPIGFVSGFARQWLASAAPGAMRIDDLAAALATSVRTLQRQLAKEQVHWTTLVDGARRDAALRLLQSGTTLEAAAQALGYHDASSLSRAVRRWSGQAPGRLRRST, from the coding sequence ATGATCGATCCCCGCACCGTTTCGGCCTCCTATGTCCGCTCCCTGCTGGAGACCATCGAGCAGCAGGGGGTGACGCGCGCCGAGGCACTGCGCGGCCTGCCGCTGGACGAGACGCAGCTGGCGCAGGCCAATGGCCGCGTGGCCCTGGGGGTGATGGGCCTGCTGTGGCAGCGCGGGCTGCAGCTGACCGGCGATGCCGGCCTGGGCCTGAAGCTGGGCACGCAGGCGCGGCCGGCCACGTTCAACGTGCTGGGCCATGCGCTGATGAACTGCGCGACCCTGGGGCAGGCACTGGAGCTGATGCTGCGCTACCAGCGTCTGGTCAGCGAGGCCGGCACGCTGTCGGCGCGGCGCTCGGCGGATGCCGTGGCGCTGGAGTACCGCGCCCACCCGGGCCTGGCGCTGTTGCCGCAGCAGGTCGAGGGCATCGTCGCCGGCATCCTCGGCCAGTCGCGCTGGCTCGCGGGCCGCCCGGTGCTGCCGCGGGCGATGGCCTTTGCGCATGCGCCACAGGCCGACCCCGCCGCCTATCGCGCCGCGCTGGGCGTGCTGCCGGATTTCGGGGCGCCGCTGACCCTGCTGGAACTGGCCGCCGCCGATCTGGAGGCGCCGCTGCCGCAGTCCGATGCGGCCATGTGCGCGCTGCACTGCCGTCTCGCCGACGGCTTGCTGGAGGCGCTGCCGCCGATCGGCTTTGTCTCCGGCTTCGCGCGGCAATGGCTGGCCAGCGCCGCGCCCGGCGCCATGCGCATCGACGATCTTGCCGCCGCGCTGGCCACCAGTGTGCGCACGCTGCAGCGCCAGCTGGCGAAGGAGCAGGTGCACTGGACCACTCTGGTGGACGGTGCGCGCCGTGATGCCGCGCTGCGGCTGCTGCAGTCGGGCACGACCCTGGAAGCGGCAGCGCAGGCGCTGGGCTACCACGATGCCAGCAGCCTGAGCCGCGCGGTGCGGCGCTGGAGCGGGCAAGCGCCGGGCCGCTTGCGGCGCAGCACGTGA
- a CDS encoding type 1 glutamine amidotransferase domain-containing protein, with protein sequence MNVLCLLPAADYDPTEAATSWHALTQAGHQVSFTTPDGRPAHADLRLTDTGFGWLDSVFMTRRPDLEQYRRMAASPAFAAPLAYAKLNPADYQALLIPGGHAAGMRTMLESADAQAICSHFFTQDKPVAAVCHGVLLPARSIDPATGRSVLHGRRTTALPATLELGAWAMTAAWLGRYYRTYPQTVQAEVKAALAKPGDFDAGPLFPLRDTETNHRPGFIVRDGKYLSARWPGDCHRFAAAFVEMLGKPGRG encoded by the coding sequence ATGAACGTCCTCTGCCTGCTCCCCGCCGCCGACTACGACCCGACGGAAGCCGCCACCAGCTGGCATGCGCTGACCCAGGCTGGCCACCAGGTGAGCTTCACGACGCCCGACGGCCGCCCCGCGCACGCCGACCTGCGCCTGACCGACACCGGCTTCGGCTGGCTCGACAGCGTCTTCATGACACGCCGGCCCGACCTGGAGCAGTACCGCCGGATGGCCGCCTCGCCAGCCTTCGCCGCACCGCTCGCATACGCCAAGCTGAACCCCGCCGACTACCAGGCCCTGCTGATCCCCGGCGGCCATGCCGCCGGCATGCGCACGATGCTGGAGTCCGCCGACGCGCAGGCGATCTGCAGCCACTTCTTCACCCAGGACAAGCCCGTGGCCGCCGTCTGCCACGGCGTGCTCCTGCCGGCCCGCAGCATCGACCCCGCGACCGGCCGCTCCGTCCTGCACGGCCGCCGCACCACCGCCCTGCCGGCGACGCTGGAACTCGGCGCCTGGGCCATGACCGCCGCCTGGCTGGGCCGCTACTACCGCACCTATCCGCAGACCGTGCAGGCCGAAGTGAAAGCTGCATTGGCGAAGCCTGGCGACTTCGACGCCGGCCCGCTGTTCCCGCTGCGCGACACCGAAACCAACCACCGCCCCGGCTTCATCGTGCGCGACGGGAAGTATCTCTCGGCACGCTGGCCGGGAGACTGCCATCGGTTTGCGGCGGCGTTTGTGGAGATGTTGGGGAAGCCCGGCCGGGGTTGA
- a CDS encoding DUF7668 domain-containing protein — MKNQGRQARDRVISELLALLAAGQYVRLQELSAGIRISAAQIEQAVVQYGRTIVPLPENAVELIDYIEINGSRPKAWSVCSPVFTREEGQSDLFLELTLIESALDSYRIELDGLHVL; from the coding sequence ATGAAAAACCAGGGCCGCCAAGCACGCGATCGAGTCATTTCGGAACTCTTGGCGTTGCTCGCCGCTGGGCAATACGTCCGTCTTCAAGAACTAAGCGCCGGAATCCGCATATCAGCTGCACAGATCGAACAAGCTGTAGTTCAGTACGGTCGCACCATAGTTCCTTTACCTGAAAATGCAGTCGAGCTAATCGACTACATCGAAATTAATGGTTCTCGTCCAAAGGCGTGGTCGGTGTGTTCTCCCGTGTTCACGCGTGAGGAGGGTCAGTCGGACCTTTTCCTGGAGTTGACACTTATCGAGTCGGCGTTGGACAGCTATCGGATCGAGCTTGATGGGCTGCATGTCCTGTGA
- a CDS encoding DUF2306 domain-containing protein: MDTQKLLIYFHLVTVMPALVIGTYILLKPKGTPSHRLLGKWYMSLLIVTALASFFMQAQVGPRLFNHFGYIHLVSVLTLYSVPMAYYTARKRNVKRHKRLMVLTYIGAVVIAGLFALFTPGRVLYSVLFA, translated from the coding sequence ATGGATACGCAGAAACTTCTCATCTACTTTCATCTCGTTACGGTGATGCCCGCACTGGTCATCGGCACCTACATTCTGCTAAAGCCCAAGGGCACTCCGTCCCATAGACTGCTTGGCAAGTGGTATATGTCGCTGCTCATCGTCACAGCGCTTGCATCGTTCTTCATGCAGGCCCAAGTCGGCCCACGGCTGTTCAACCATTTTGGTTACATTCATCTTGTTTCGGTACTAACCCTCTACTCGGTTCCCATGGCCTACTACACGGCGCGGAAACGCAATGTGAAGAGGCACAAACGGCTGATGGTTCTCACCTACATAGGCGCCGTTGTCATTGCCGGCTTGTTCGCGCTCTTTACGCCAGGCCGTGTCCTGTACAGCGTCCTATTCGCCTAA
- a CDS encoding L-2-amino-thiazoline-4-carboxylic acid hydrolase, with protein MIDEKGGVGSLLWRAKGDPSRRWLVFCWSVLFAYRALRPFLGQKKAIAVLQTALSRQFKRQRQAYMNARFGITQERPEEAFERISQNYKARGESLFGPRFTYVQAIQDQRRSHTHITRCLFNDFFRTHGAPEVTSLFCALDTVWADELNQPRYKAHFERPTTLAAGDDACRFQFSRAEGEAQAPLQADTVAKRQPGLS; from the coding sequence GTGATCGATGAAAAGGGTGGCGTCGGTTCCCTGCTCTGGCGGGCGAAGGGCGATCCCAGCCGCAGATGGCTCGTCTTCTGCTGGTCAGTCTTGTTTGCCTATCGCGCGCTCAGGCCATTCCTGGGGCAAAAAAAGGCCATCGCAGTCCTCCAGACAGCGCTTTCCCGGCAATTCAAGAGACAGCGACAAGCCTATATGAACGCCCGCTTTGGCATTACACAGGAAAGACCGGAAGAGGCCTTTGAGCGTATTTCACAGAACTACAAGGCACGCGGCGAAAGCTTGTTTGGTCCTCGCTTCACTTATGTGCAAGCGATTCAGGACCAGCGCCGCAGTCACACCCACATTACAAGATGCCTGTTCAATGACTTCTTCAGGACGCACGGCGCACCGGAAGTGACGTCACTGTTCTGTGCGCTGGATACGGTCTGGGCCGATGAATTGAATCAGCCGCGTTACAAGGCTCATTTCGAGCGTCCCACCACGCTGGCAGCCGGGGACGATGCATGCCGCTTTCAGTTCTCGCGGGCGGAGGGCGAAGCCCAAGCCCCGCTTCAAGCCGACACTGTCGCGAAGCGGCAGCCCGGCTTGAGCTGA
- a CDS encoding aminoglycoside 3'-phosphotransferase yields MKNTLIEPVDSAPAVVSRLAVGGKLRLVWTNERGGMTFSAGNHFIKWNPYSTGLDLEAERLRLAWAIRWHPVPKVLAWGADDEAQWLVTSALPGEGAVTEAWIAQPRDAARAIGRGLRTLHDALPIAECPFDWSIEARTQGRVSAESLGAPPVDRLVVCHGDACSPNTIIAPDGSFAGHVDLGSLGVADRWADLAVASMNLDYDFEGSWEDELFSAYGIARDEERIEFYRHLWENEDKIGIPQGSEQSPNKAMHATREDARA; encoded by the coding sequence ATGAAGAACACCTTGATTGAGCCGGTTGACTCCGCTCCCGCGGTTGTGAGCCGTCTCGCCGTCGGCGGAAAGTTGCGGTTGGTTTGGACGAACGAACGGGGCGGGATGACGTTCTCCGCCGGCAATCACTTCATCAAGTGGAATCCATACTCGACTGGGCTTGATCTCGAAGCCGAGCGTCTAAGGCTTGCATGGGCAATACGGTGGCACCCGGTTCCGAAGGTGCTTGCCTGGGGAGCAGACGATGAAGCGCAGTGGCTGGTTACATCCGCGCTGCCGGGTGAGGGGGCAGTTACTGAAGCATGGATAGCCCAGCCGCGGGATGCGGCCCGAGCCATTGGCCGAGGGCTTCGTACACTGCACGACGCGCTTCCGATCGCTGAGTGCCCCTTCGACTGGTCAATCGAGGCTCGCACCCAGGGGCGTGTATCGGCTGAATCTCTTGGCGCCCCGCCGGTTGATCGACTCGTCGTGTGCCATGGAGATGCGTGCTCGCCCAACACGATCATTGCACCGGACGGCAGCTTCGCCGGGCATGTCGATCTCGGTTCACTTGGGGTCGCTGATCGCTGGGCTGACCTCGCCGTTGCAAGCATGAATCTTGATTACGACTTCGAGGGTAGTTGGGAGGACGAGCTGTTCTCAGCGTACGGCATCGCGCGCGACGAAGAGCGCATTGAGTTCTATCGCCACCTCTGGGAGAACGAAGACAAGATCGGCATTCCGCAAGGTTCAGAACAATCGCCCAACAAGGCCATGCACGCGACGCGCGAAGACGCGCGCGCGTGA
- a CDS encoding DUF1272 domain-containing protein gives MLELRPVCEHCARPLPPDSTEARICSFECTFCADCVDSLLGNVCPNCGGGFVPRPVRPVRNWKGDNYLGKYPAGDQPKHRPVDAQAHARFAAEIGEFPPQRR, from the coding sequence ATGCTGGAACTCAGGCCCGTCTGCGAACACTGCGCCCGTCCCTTGCCACCCGATTCCACCGAGGCACGGATCTGCAGCTTCGAGTGCACCTTCTGCGCCGACTGTGTCGACAGCCTGCTGGGCAATGTCTGCCCCAACTGCGGCGGCGGCTTCGTGCCACGGCCGGTGCGGCCGGTGCGCAACTGGAAGGGCGACAACTACCTGGGCAAGTACCCGGCGGGCGACCAGCCGAAGCATCGGCCGGTGGATGCGCAGGCGCATGCGCGCTTCGCCGCCGAGATCGGCGAGTTTCCGCCGCAGCGGCGCTGA
- a CDS encoding DUF2200 domain-containing protein: MPAHRIFGTAFAKVYPMYVQKAARKNRSKEEVDQIICWLTGYDQAGLQRQIEQETDFEAFFAQAPAMHPNAALIKGLVCGVRVEEVENPLMRKIRYLDKLIDELAKGKAMAKILR; the protein is encoded by the coding sequence ATGCCAGCCCACCGCATTTTCGGAACGGCCTTCGCAAAGGTGTATCCGATGTATGTTCAAAAGGCAGCGCGCAAGAATCGCAGCAAGGAAGAAGTCGATCAGATCATTTGCTGGCTGACCGGCTACGACCAGGCGGGATTGCAGCGGCAGATCGAACAGGAGACCGATTTCGAAGCCTTCTTCGCCCAGGCCCCGGCCATGCATCCGAACGCTGCGCTCATCAAGGGCCTGGTGTGCGGCGTTCGCGTGGAAGAGGTCGAAAATCCGCTGATGCGGAAGATTCGCTACCTGGACAAGCTGATCGATGAGTTGGCCAAGGGGAAAGCGATGGCGAAGATCCTGCGCTGA